The Sphaerisporangium siamense genome includes the window CTCGATCGGCGAGCCTGGTCGCGGTCTTCATGGCGTTGGCTTCCGTGCTCGTGCTCGCGTCGTCGGGGACGGCGCAGGCGAAGCTCGTCACGCTGGAGGAGGTCGACCGGGAGCCGGGGCCGGGGAATCTGACGGAGCTGCGGCGGGAGGCCGAGAAGTCGTCGCAGGCGCTGGCGGAGGCGACGAAGGCGCTGGAGCAGCGGCAGGCGACGCTGGCGAAGGCCGACACCGAGCTGAAGGCCAAGCTGGAGCAGCTCCGCACGGCCACCGCGCAGTTGTCGCGGGTGCGCAAGCCGCTCGCCGACCTCGTCCAGTCGCTCTACCAGTCCCCGTCGGGCGGGGACATGTCTCCGTTCCTCTCCGGTGAGGAGGACGTCGACCAGCTGCGCGCCCTCAGTGACATGACGTACCTGGTGTCCGGACGGGACGAGGTGCTGGCCGACGCCGGGCGGCTCTACCAGCAGCAGCAGCGGCTGGCGGCCGAGGCGCAGGATCTCCGGGCGACCAAGCTACTGGTCGAGGCGCAGCTCAGCGTGGAGATCGATACCTTGCGGAAGCGTTCGGCCGCGACTGTCAAGTCCTTGTCGCAGGCGCTGGTGAAGCTCGGCGTACGCGTCAACCAGGGGGGTCGGTCCGGTGCCGCGTGCGACCCCACGCGGGTGAGCTCGGCCGCGCAGTATCCGAACGGCCTGCTGCCCAAGAGCGTGCTGTGCCCACTCCAGCAGCCGGGGCGCGAGTTGCGCGCGGACGCGGCGATCGCGTTCGTGGCGCTCAACGAGGCGTACAAGCGGCGCTTCGGCAGGTCGATATGTGTGACGGACAGTTATCGCAGCCTGGGGGCGCAGCAGGCGGTCTACTACCGCCGGCCTGGGTTCGCCGCCGTGCCGGGGCGGAGCAACCACGGGCTGGGGCTGGCCGTGGACCTGTGTGGCGGGGTGGAGTCGTTCCGTTCGGCGCAGTTCAACTGGCTTGAGGCGAACGGCAAGCAGTTCGGGTGGATTCACCCCGCTTGGGCGTATAGCAGTCCCTTTGAGCCCTGGCACTGGGAGTATGACCCCAAGCTAGGGTCTGCGCTGTAGCGGAAGCCGATCTTATCCACATGCTGTGGATAAGTGTGTGCGCCGAAGGTCGCGTCGAACGCTTTCCCGGACCGCGCGCGTTCGGGGTGAGTGGCGGGATGTCTCCCAGGGCGGCTTGCTCTTCGCGGCTTGAGGTTACGGATCGTCATAGGATTCGGACGTGGTCGCCGCGTTACGGTGAGTGACGTTCCTGGGATGGCGGCTATCGCCGGTGGCCGTGGATCGCGATGGACAGGCGTGAGCCGGTGGCGGCTTGGGCGAGGCGGGTGGCCTGGTCGGGGGTGGCGGCGAGGACGACCAGGGCGCCGGTGTCGCCCATGGCGTCGGTGGTGCGGGTCGCGGCGGGCGGGGCGATGACGGTCACCGCCTGGGCCACCGTCGCCGTCGGGGGTGCGACCGCGTCGTCCCACTTGGGGGCGGCGGCGATGACGTCGATGACGTCGCCGGAGCGCAGAAGGTGTGCCGACGAGGCGTCCGTGATGCGCACGGGCGCGGCGAGGAGGCCCGGGCCGTAGGCGTCGACGAGGGATGGGCCGAGCAGGCGTACGTCCGTCAGCGGCTCGCCGCGGCGGGCGGGCGAGGTCAGGACGCGGCCGTCGACCGGGGCCGCAGGGGGGAGGGCTCCGTCGGGCACGGTGCCCTCGGGAAGCCTGATCACGGTGACGTCCGCGGGGGAGAGCGCACCTCCAGGGAGGTCGCGGGCCGCGGCGAGGACCTCGGCGGTGGCGGCGGGACGGATGGCGAGACCGAGGCAGGTCATGGCCATCGCCGCCAGCACGGCGGCCAGGAGCCGCCGCCGTCGGTTGACCATTCGAGCGGCACGAGACAGCGCCCCACGAGACAGTGCGCCACGAGATGGTGCTCCAGAAGATGGTGCGGTGCGCATGGTGATCGCTCCTGATGGGCGACGTCGGCCGTTCGCTGGATGGCCGAGGGACTCGGGAACGGTCGGCGGGTAGCGCGGACCACAGAGGGGCGTTGTCACGCGGCCGCGGGGGTCATCACCGCGCCGTACGGTGCCGTCGGCCGCGGTGATGACGGGCGGGCTGGGGTCAGGGGAGAGCGAAGGGGAGTTTGATGCCGTTCAGGGCGGTGGGGCAGGGGCAGGCGCGGTCCAGGGGGAGGGATTCGGCGACCGTGGCGACGAGCGTGCGCATGCGTTCGCTGTTGGCGGCGAAGAAGGCGAAGACCTCTTCCTGGGTGACGCCTTCGCCGGCCTCGACGCCGGCGTCGTGGTCGGTGACGAGGGCCAGCGTGGTGTAGCAGAGGGCGAGTTCGCGGGCGAGGGCGGCCTCGGGGTAGCCGGTCATGCCGATGATGGACCAGCCGTTGGAGCTGAACCAGCGGGACTCGGCGCGGGAGGAGAAGCGCGGGCCCTCGATGACGACGAGGGTGCCGCCGTCCACGGCCTCCCACCCCTCGGCGCTCGCGGTGGTGTGGGCCAGGGCGCGGCCCACCGGGCAGTAGGGGTCGGCGAAGGGGACGTGGACCGCGCCCCCCTCGTCGTAGTAGGTGTGGACGCGGCCGGAGGTGCGGTCGACGAGCTGGTCGGGGATGACGAGCGTGCCCGGGCCGTACTCGACCCGCAGCGACCCCACGGCGCTCGGCGCCAGCACCTGCCGGACGCCCAGCGAGCGCAGCGCCCACAGGTTGGCCCGGTAGGGAATGCGGTGGGGAGGGTGGCGGTGGTCGCGGCCGTGACGGGGCACGAACGCGACGGTTCGCGAGCCGATGCGCCCGACGGTGACGGGATCGCTCGGCGGGCCGTACGGCGTGGTGACCTCGACCTCTTCGGCGTCGTCGAGGAGGGAGTAGAAGCCTGAGCCGCCGATGACTCCGATGTCCGCTCTGGTGACCATGGCGACGACACTAGCGCGCCACGCCGGGCCCGTCGGCGGCGAAATCGCGGCCTGTGGAAAACCGCCTCAGCCGCTCGTACGAGCCTGATTCCGCGGGGCCAGGAGCGGAAGAGGGTTGTACGGCGTCAGAGGCGGCCGTACAACCCGCGACGGCGTCAGGAGGTGGAGGAGCCAGAGGAGCTGGAGGAAGTGGACGAGCTCGCGGCGGCGGGTTCCTTCTTGCCCGAGCCCGACTCCGAGCCGGACTTGGAAGACCCCGAGTCGGAGGAACCGGACCCCGAGGAGCCGTTGGACTCGGACTTGGCCGACGGCGAGGTCGTGGAGGCGGAGGAGCCGGACGAACGGTTGTCGGTACGGTAGAAGCCCGACCCCTTGAACACGATGCCCACGGCGGAGAAGACCTTGCGCAGCTTGCCGGAGCAGCTCGGGCACGTCGTCAGCGGATCGTCGGTGAAGCGCTGAGTCACTTCGAGACCTTCACCGCAAGCGGTACAGGCGTACTGGTAGGTGGGCACGCGGTCCTCCTCATATGGCTCACGCAGATTGGCACTCTACCGATGCGACTGCTAATGGTACGCAGCCGATTAGGCTAAACGCCACCCAGCCGGGTTCTAATCCCCTCCACAAGATCTCCCCGCCGAGGTCACAGGCCTCTATGAGGATGCCTTGTCCTGGTATGCCGCAGAGGCGGGGGAGGACGCGAGTGGCAGTGGGGAAGATCACGGGCAGAGGGATCTGTGGCCGCGCGGGCTGAGGTGCTGGGGTCCCGCGGCGACGTCATAAGGGCCTCCCAAGGGGAAGCCCTCAGTCGCCGCGCTCGCCGTACCATCCGGCCAGCTTGCCACGCCGGCTGACCGCCCGCAGGCGCCGCTCGACCGTCTGCCGGCAGGCCGCGGTCGTGACGACCAGGAGCTGGTCCTCCGCCCGGAGCCGGGTCGAGAGCTCGGGGACGAACGACCGTCCCTCCCGAACGACCATGGTGACGGCGGCGTCGGACGGCAGGCGGAGCTCGAAGATCTCCACTCCGTGCAGTCCCGAGCCGGGAGGGATCGTGACCTGGAGCAGGTCGGCGTCGAGCTCTTCCAGGGGCGCGGCCTCGACGCCGAGGTCGCGGGCCTCGCCGGGCGCGCCGATGCCGAGGACGCGCGCCAGGTACGGCAACGTGGGCCCCTGCACCATCGTGAAGACGATCACGATGACGAAGACCTCGTTGAACAGGCCCTTCGCCCCGATGATCCCCGCGGCCCAGGGGATGGTGGCCAGGACGATCGGCACGGCACCGCGCAGACCCGCCCAGGACAGGAAGAGCTGGTCCCGCCAGGACAGCGAGTCGACGCCCGCGACGCGGACGATCAGGGCGGAGGCCACGACGGACGCGGGCCGGGCGAGCAGCAGCAGCGCGAGCCCGGCGATCAGGCCGGGGACGATGGTCGTGGGCAGCTCGGAGGGGCTGGCCAGGATGCCGAGCATGACGAACAGCCCGATCTGGGCGAGCCAGGCGGCTCCTTCGGCGAAGCCGCGGGTGGCGGGCCGATGCGGCAGGCGCGTGTTGCCGAGGACGAGCGTGGCCAGGTAGACGGAGAGGAACCCGCTGCCGTGCAGCAGCGCCGCGCCGCTGTAGGCGACGAACGCGAGGGCGAGCACGGCGATCGGGTACAGGCCCGAGGACGGCAGCGCGACGCGACGCAGCGCGTAGCCGCCGAGCGGTCCGACGGCGAGGCCGACCGCGGCGCCGACGCCGAGTTCGAGGGCGGCCTCGCCCATGACGTGGGCCAGGTCGGGCAGGGGCGTGCCGAGCCGGCTGAGCATGACGACGACGATGACCGTGGGCGCGTCGTTGAAGCCGGACTCGGCCTCCAGGATGCCCGCGAGCCGCCGTGGCAGCGGCAGACGGCGCAGGACGGAGAACACCGCCGCCGCGTCGGTGGAGGCGAGGATCGCGCCGAGCAGCAGCGCCATGCGCCAGTCCATGCCGAGCAGCCAGTGCACGGACCCCGCGAGCACGATGATGCTGACGCCGACGCCGATGGTGGCGAGGGCGAGCGCGGTCGGCACGCCCTGGCGTACGTGCGTCCATTGGGTGGTCAGGCCGCCTTCGGCGAGGATCACGGCGAGCGCGGCGAGGCCGATCTGCTGGGCCAGGCCCGCGTTCTCGAACTGGACGCCCAGCCCGGCCTCGCCGAGCAGCAGGCCGATGCCCAGGTAGATGAGCAGGGTGGGCAGGCCCGTGCGGTGGGCGATCCGTACGGAGGCGATGGCGGCGATCACCACGACGGACGCGAGGAGTAGCCAGATATTCAGATTCACCGGCCCTCCCCGTCGTACTTTTCCGTCCATTGTGGCGTATTGGTATGGTCCTCTACCACGATGAACTACTTTGAGCTACCGTCACACGCGACACGGATGAGAGATCAACGGATTTATGGGTGAACGGTAGTGACGGACGAGTCTTCCCCGTACCTGAAGAGCCCGGCGGTTCTTGACGGTCTGAGGAAGGACGACTCCGCCGGTGACGGCGACGACGTCCGTGAGGCGCCTCCGAAGAAGCGGCGGTTATGGCGCCGTGTCCTGATCGTCGTCGCGCTCGTCCTCGCCGTGGTGCTGGCGGCCGGCTTCGCGCTGGTGATGGAGCGTCAGATCACCCTGAACGGCAACATCGAGCGCATCACTGGAGCGTTCCCCGAAGAGGCGGGGCGGCCCGCGAAGACCGTGGGCGAGGCGCAGAACTGGCTGCTCATCGGGTCGGACAAACGGCCGGGCGAGGCGGGCTCCCAGCGGGCCGACACGATCATGATCGTCCACGTCCCGGCCGCCCGTGATCGGCTCACCCTCATCGGCATCCCCCGCGACTCTTATGTCCGCATCCCCGGGCGCGGAAACAACAAGATCAACGCCGCGTACGCCTTCGGCGGGCCGAAGCTGCTGATCAGGACGGTCGAGGACCTCACCAAGATCCGCATCGACCACTTCGCCGCGCTGGACTTCCGAGGCTTCGTCGCGATGACCGAGGTGATCGGCGGCGTCGACGTCTACGTGTCGCGCAAGGTGTACGACCCGATGAACAAGGTCACCTGGCCGCAGGGCATGGTGCACCTGGAGGGCGAGAAGGCCCTGCTGTTCGTCCGGCAGAGGTACAACCTGCCCGGCGGCGACTTCGACCGCATCAAGCGGCAGCAGGCGTTCGTCCGCGCGATGGGTCACAAGATCATCAGCAGGGACCTGCTGACCGACCCGCTGAAGCTCAACGCCTTCCTGGAGGCGCTCACCCGCGCGGTCAGCGTGGACTCGGGCGTCTCGCTCGGCACCCTGCGCGACCTGGCCCTTGAGCTGCGCGATATCCGCCCCGACACGGTCGATTCCACGACGATCCCCACCGCCGGCACCGCCACGATCAAGGGCGCGAGCGTCGTCCGTGTCGACAGGAAGACCGGCGCGCGATTCTTCACCGCGGTCCGCGACGACAAGCTGCAGGAATACTTCGACGACAATGGCGGTCTCGAGGATCTTCAAATCGTCTCGTGACGAAAAACCGTGACGAAAATCACATCCGTCCGAGCGTGACGATGCCCGACGGAAGCGCCGCCATCGAAACCGCCATGTCGTGGGGTTCCGCGGGAATTCCCTCGATCAGCTCGCCGTCGTGCAGCAGCGCGATCGTCGGCACGTTCGGCCCGACCCGGGCGAGCGCGCGGTCGTAGGAGCCGCCCCCGCGCCCGAGCCTGACGCCATTGGACGGGTCGACGGCCAGCGCGGGCACGATGACCAGGGCCGCCGTACGGATGGCGTCCACGCCGCGCCGCGTGTCCACCGGCTCCATCATGCCGCGCGGGCCCGGCTCCACCGACCCCGGACCGTCGTAGACGGCCCAGTCGAGGTCGTCGTCCGGCCGCAGGACGGGAAGGATGACGGTGGCGCCGTGCTTCCAGAGCGCGAAAATCAGGCCGTGCGTCGACGGTTCCGTGCCCATCGACCAATAACACGCGACGAGCCCGGCCATTTGCACCCAGGGCCGGTCGAGTAGCGTTTCCCTGATCGCGGTCGCCGAGCCGCGCGGATCGGCGAGCCTTGTGCGAGCGGCCACGATCCTCCGGCGCAGCTCCGCTTTGTCCACTCGGCCCTCCATTAAGGTGCATCCATGGCTGACTACGATCCAGTGACGAAAGTCGTCATTCCCGCCGCCGGCCTCGGGACCCGCTTCCTTCCGGCGACCAAGGCGACCCCGAAAGAGATGCTGCCGATCGTCGACAAGCCGGCCATCCAGTATGTCGTCGAAGAGGCGGTGTCCGTCGGACTCCTCGACCTCCTCATGGTGACAGGCCGGAACAAGCGCTCCATAGAGGACCACTTCGACCGCGCCTACGAGCTGGAGGAGGTGCTGGCGGCCAAGGGCGACTCCGAGCGTCTGTCCCAGGTTCTCGAACCCGTCGAGATCGCCACCTTCCACTACGTACGCCAGGGGGAGCCCAAGGGCCTGGGCCACGCCGTCCTGTGCGCCAAGCAGCACGTCGGCAACCACCCGTTCGCCTGCCTGCTGGGCGACGACATGATCGACCACCGTGACCACCTGCTCAAGCGCATGATCGAAGTGCGCGACACCTACGGCGGCAGCGTGGTCGCCCTCATGGAGGTCCCCAGGGAGCAGGTCTCGCTGTACGGCTGCGCCGAGATCCAGCCCACCTCCGAGGACGACGTGGTCCGCGTGACGGGCCTCGTCGAGAAGCCCCCCGCGGACGAGGCGCCGTCCAACTGGGCGGTCATCGGCCGTTACGTCATCGACCCCGCCGTCTTCGAGGTCCTGGAGAACACCCCGCCGGGACGCGGCGGCGAGATCCAGCTCACCGACGCCCTGCTCGAACTGGCCGGGCGCACCAACGAGGACGGCGGCCCCGTCCACGGCGTGCTGTTCCGCGGCCGCCGCTACGACACCGGCAACAAGCTCGACTACCTGCGCACGGTCGTCCAGTTCGCCGCCGAGCGTCCCGATCTCGCCCCCGACTTCATCCCCTGGCTTCGCGAGTTCCTCGACCGGCATTCCGGGTGATGATCAGATCATGGTCGCGATGAAATCGGTCGACGCACACCTCGCCGAGATCCTCGCCGCCGTGCGCCCGCTCGCCCCCGTCGTCCTCGGCCTGGACGCGGCGCTCGGCGCCACCCTGGCCGAGGACGTCGAGGCCCCCGTCCCGCTGCCGCCGTTCGACAACTCCGCCATGGACGGGTACGCCGTGCGGGCCGCCGACGTCGCGACGGCGAGCGAGGACCACCCCGTCGTGCTCCCGGTGACGCTCGACGTCGCGGCCGGCGACGTCGCCCCGCGCACGGTCGCCTCCGGGCACGTCACGCGGATCATGACAGGCGCGCCGGTGCCCGAGGGCGCCGACGCCGTGGTGCCGGTCGAGTGGACCGACGGCGGCGTGTCCGAGGTCCTCATCCGCAGGCCCGCGCCCGCGGGCAACGCGATCCGCAGGTCCGGTGAGGACGTCCGGCCCGGGGACGTCGTCCTCGCCTCGGGCGCCGTGCTCGGGCCCGCCCAGCTCGGCATCCTCGCCGGGGTGGGCAGGAGCGCCGTCCGGGTCCGCCCGCGGCCCCGCGTGCTCGTGCTGTCCACGGGCGCCGAGCTGGCCGAGCCGGGCACTCCTCTCGCCCACGGGCAGATCTGGGAGTCCAACAGCTTCACGCTCGTCGCCGCCGTCCGCCAGGCGGGCGGGGAGGCCGTCCGCAGGCGCGCCGTCGGCGACGACCCCGCCGAGTTCAAGGACACGCTCGACGCGCTGCTCGGCGAGGCCGACGCCGTGATCACCAGCGGCGGCATCTCCATGGGCGCCTACGAGCCGGTCAAGGAGGCCCTGGCGCCGCTCGGCACGGTCCGCTTCGAGAAGGTCGCCATGCAGCCGGGCATGCCCCAGGGGTTCGGGCTCCTCGGCGAGCGGCAGGTCCCGATCTTCACGCTTCCCGGCAACCCCGTCTCGTCGTACGTCTCGTTCGTCCTGTTCGTGAAGCCCGCGCTGGCCGTGCTGCGCGGGCTGCCCGCCGCGCCCGCGTCCACCGTCACGGCGACGCTCACGTCCGCGGCGCGGTCCCCGGCGGGCCGGCGGTCGTTCCTGCGGGGGGTGCTCGGGACGGACGGCACCGTCGCCCCCGTGCACGGGCAGGGGTCCCACCAGCTCGCCGCCCTGGCCTCGGCCAACGCGCTCATCGTCGTGCCCGAGGACGTGACCGGGCTGCCGGAGGGGAAGGTCGTGGAGGTGATCCCGCTGTGAGCGAGCTCAGCCACATCGACGAGTCGGGCGCGGCGCGCATGGTGGACGTGTCGGCCAAGGACGTCGGCGTCCGCACGGCCCGCGCCACCGGCAGGGTGCTGCTGTCGCCCGAGGCCGTGGCCGTCCTGCGGTCCGGCGACGTGCCCAAGGGCGACGCGATCGGGGTGGCCCGTATCGCCGGCATCATGGGGGCGAAGCGGACGCCCGACCTCGTCCCGTTGTGCCATCCCATCGCGCTGCACGGCGTCAAGGTCGAGATCGTCGTCGTGGACGCGGGCGTCGAGATCACGGCGCGCGTGAAGACCGCCGACCGTACGGGCGTCGAGATGGAGGCGTT containing:
- a CDS encoding D-alanyl-D-alanine carboxypeptidase family protein, whose translation is MPSPRSASLVAVFMALASVLVLASSGTAQAKLVTLEEVDREPGPGNLTELRREAEKSSQALAEATKALEQRQATLAKADTELKAKLEQLRTATAQLSRVRKPLADLVQSLYQSPSGGDMSPFLSGEEDVDQLRALSDMTYLVSGRDEVLADAGRLYQQQQRLAAEAQDLRATKLLVEAQLSVEIDTLRKRSAATVKSLSQALVKLGVRVNQGGRSGAACDPTRVSSAAQYPNGLLPKSVLCPLQQPGRELRADAAIAFVALNEAYKRRFGRSICVTDSYRSLGAQQAVYYRRPGFAAVPGRSNHGLGLAVDLCGGVESFRSAQFNWLEANGKQFGWIHPAWAYSSPFEPWHWEYDPKLGSAL
- a CDS encoding 5-formyltetrahydrofolate cyclo-ligase translates to MDKAELRRRIVAARTRLADPRGSATAIRETLLDRPWVQMAGLVACYWSMGTEPSTHGLIFALWKHGATVILPVLRPDDDLDWAVYDGPGSVEPGPRGMMEPVDTRRGVDAIRTAALVIVPALAVDPSNGVRLGRGGGSYDRALARVGPNVPTIALLHDGELIEGIPAEPHDMAVSMAALPSGIVTLGRM
- a CDS encoding RcpC/CpaB family pilus assembly protein, with amino-acid sequence MVNRRRRLLAAVLAAMAMTCLGLAIRPAATAEVLAAARDLPGGALSPADVTVIRLPEGTVPDGALPPAAPVDGRVLTSPARRGEPLTDVRLLGPSLVDAYGPGLLAAPVRITDASSAHLLRSGDVIDVIAAAPKWDDAVAPPTATVAQAVTVIAPPAATRTTDAMGDTGALVVLAATPDQATRLAQAATGSRLSIAIHGHRR
- a CDS encoding potassium/proton antiporter, yielding MNLNIWLLLASVVVIAAIASVRIAHRTGLPTLLIYLGIGLLLGEAGLGVQFENAGLAQQIGLAALAVILAEGGLTTQWTHVRQGVPTALALATIGVGVSIIVLAGSVHWLLGMDWRMALLLGAILASTDAAAVFSVLRRLPLPRRLAGILEAESGFNDAPTVIVVVMLSRLGTPLPDLAHVMGEAALELGVGAAVGLAVGPLGGYALRRVALPSSGLYPIAVLALAFVAYSGAALLHGSGFLSVYLATLVLGNTRLPHRPATRGFAEGAAWLAQIGLFVMLGILASPSELPTTIVPGLIAGLALLLLARPASVVASALIVRVAGVDSLSWRDQLFLSWAGLRGAVPIVLATIPWAAGIIGAKGLFNEVFVIVIVFTMVQGPTLPYLARVLGIGAPGEARDLGVEAAPLEELDADLLQVTIPPGSGLHGVEIFELRLPSDAAVTMVVREGRSFVPELSTRLRAEDQLLVVTTAACRQTVERRLRAVSRRGKLAGWYGERGD
- the galU gene encoding UTP--glucose-1-phosphate uridylyltransferase GalU is translated as MADYDPVTKVVIPAAGLGTRFLPATKATPKEMLPIVDKPAIQYVVEEAVSVGLLDLLMVTGRNKRSIEDHFDRAYELEEVLAAKGDSERLSQVLEPVEIATFHYVRQGEPKGLGHAVLCAKQHVGNHPFACLLGDDMIDHRDHLLKRMIEVRDTYGGSVVALMEVPREQVSLYGCAEIQPTSEDDVVRVTGLVEKPPADEAPSNWAVIGRYVIDPAVFEVLENTPPGRGGEIQLTDALLELAGRTNEDGGPVHGVLFRGRRYDTGNKLDYLRTVVQFAAERPDLAPDFIPWLREFLDRHSG
- a CDS encoding FmdB family zinc ribbon protein — its product is MPTYQYACTACGEGLEVTQRFTDDPLTTCPSCSGKLRKVFSAVGIVFKGSGFYRTDNRSSGSSASTTSPSAKSESNGSSGSGSSDSGSSKSGSESGSGKKEPAAASSSTSSSSSGSSTS
- a CDS encoding S-methyl-5'-thioadenosine phosphorylase; protein product: MVTRADIGVIGGSGFYSLLDDAEEVEVTTPYGPPSDPVTVGRIGSRTVAFVPRHGRDHRHPPHRIPYRANLWALRSLGVRQVLAPSAVGSLRVEYGPGTLVIPDQLVDRTSGRVHTYYDEGGAVHVPFADPYCPVGRALAHTTASAEGWEAVDGGTLVVIEGPRFSSRAESRWFSSNGWSIIGMTGYPEAALARELALCYTTLALVTDHDAGVEAGEGVTQEEVFAFFAANSERMRTLVATVAESLPLDRACPCPTALNGIKLPFALP
- the glp gene encoding molybdotransferase-like divisome protein Glp; this translates as MKSVDAHLAEILAAVRPLAPVVLGLDAALGATLAEDVEAPVPLPPFDNSAMDGYAVRAADVATASEDHPVVLPVTLDVAAGDVAPRTVASGHVTRIMTGAPVPEGADAVVPVEWTDGGVSEVLIRRPAPAGNAIRRSGEDVRPGDVVLASGAVLGPAQLGILAGVGRSAVRVRPRPRVLVLSTGAELAEPGTPLAHGQIWESNSFTLVAAVRQAGGEAVRRRAVGDDPAEFKDTLDALLGEADAVITSGGISMGAYEPVKEALAPLGTVRFEKVAMQPGMPQGFGLLGERQVPIFTLPGNPVSSYVSFVLFVKPALAVLRGLPAAPASTVTATLTSAARSPAGRRSFLRGVLGTDGTVAPVHGQGSHQLAALASANALIVVPEDVTGLPEGKVVEVIPL
- the moaC gene encoding cyclic pyranopterin monophosphate synthase MoaC; translation: MSELSHIDESGAARMVDVSAKDVGVRTARATGRVLLSPEAVAVLRSGDVPKGDAIGVARIAGIMGAKRTPDLVPLCHPIALHGVKVEIVVVDAGVEITARVKTADRTGVEMEALTAVSVAALAMVDMIKAVDPAAVIGDVRVEEKTGGKTGVWTRP
- a CDS encoding LCP family protein — encoded protein: MTDESSPYLKSPAVLDGLRKDDSAGDGDDVREAPPKKRRLWRRVLIVVALVLAVVLAAGFALVMERQITLNGNIERITGAFPEEAGRPAKTVGEAQNWLLIGSDKRPGEAGSQRADTIMIVHVPAARDRLTLIGIPRDSYVRIPGRGNNKINAAYAFGGPKLLIRTVEDLTKIRIDHFAALDFRGFVAMTEVIGGVDVYVSRKVYDPMNKVTWPQGMVHLEGEKALLFVRQRYNLPGGDFDRIKRQQAFVRAMGHKIISRDLLTDPLKLNAFLEALTRAVSVDSGVSLGTLRDLALELRDIRPDTVDSTTIPTAGTATIKGASVVRVDRKTGARFFTAVRDDKLQEYFDDNGGLEDLQIVS